A genomic region of Bactrocera dorsalis isolate Fly_Bdor chromosome 3, ASM2337382v1, whole genome shotgun sequence contains the following coding sequences:
- the LOC105226815 gene encoding E3 ubiquitin-protein ligase MYLIP, giving the protein MWCIVNLPNGTQLAVKWDTKAIGQECLEKVCKALDIVCEMEYFGLEYWTPGQEESRTRQWINLRNRLSCDNSSSSIHLMLALRVKFWVPVHCLLQESVRNIFYMQARSDLLEQRLHARDWNNAAKLAALLCQADGLRFNPLALKAKCPTQMRRRSAGDVQHQQCQHKERKDKEHVLSFKKRRLSKQKSTENIHNSHLAAAVSDEALTTLSASMKCANALSQMATQACDSDSGVDKAAAISSSPLYVYQNYIVYPASVDGVDADMPEDYYNRIAVEHGKLATLKMTTKSAKYWLLKQIQDLEGYGEELFSGVTAHENSVRCDVSVGTNAITTCVGDEKNVIPFSAIASAKSFRRTFKLEYVGDCNDRRELEIKLPKHSMAAGVYRSITERHAFYVCDKVRGVVTNQFTRDLKGTIASMFKEDTELGKRYVFDIQRTCREVHDQARRILHEKGIEALNSTTSGNEDLFENMLSGATKTLSASTLQPADEAATQLHIDDISAVTDKLDMALREKEKRDAAIARCVETRISEAMTCKICMDREINTMFNPCSHVTTCAECAARCIHCPSCRVKVTSTTRIYLPPELRVSVATPIATTSCVAAH; this is encoded by the exons ATGTGGTGCATTGTCAACCTGCCGAACGGCACACAATTAGCGGTCAAATGGGATACGAAGGCAATCGGCCAGGAGTGCCTCGAAAAG GTCTGCAAGGCACTCGACATTGTCTGTGAAATGGAATATTTCGGCCTCGAATACTGGACACCTGGACAGGAGGAGTCGCGCACACGCCAATGGATCAATCTGCGCAATCGCCTGTCGTgcgacaacagcagcagcagcatacACTTAATGCTCGCGCTGCGTGTCAAGTTCTGGGTACCCGTACATTGTTTGCTCCAAGAGAGCGTACGCAATATTTTCTACATGCAAGCGCGTTCCGATCTATTGGAGCAGCGCCTGCATGCACGTGACTGGAATAATGCGGCCAAATTGGCAGCGCTGCTGTGTCAAGCTGATGGCTTACGCTTCAATCCGCTCGCGCTGAAGGCCAAATGTCCCACGCAAATGCGTCGCCGTAGCGCTGGTGATGTTCAACACCAACAATGCCAACACAAAGAGCGCAAAGACAAAGAACATGTGTTGTCGTTTAAGAAGCGACGCCTCTCCAAACAAAAGTCCACCGAAAACATACATAATTCACATCTGGCCGCCGCTGTCTCCGATGAGGCTCTAACGACATTGAGTGCGAGCATGAAATGTGCCAACGCATTGTCACAAATGGCAACACAGGCGTGCGATAGTGACTCGGGTGTAGACAAAGCCGCCGCGATATCATCATCACCGCTTTATGTTTATcaaaattatatagtatatccaGCGTCGGTCGATGGTGTTGACGCCGATATGCCGGAAGATTACTACAATCGCATTGCTGTGGAGCATGGCAAGTTGGCGACACTTAAAATGACAACGAAGTCGGCAAAGTATTGGCTGTTGAAGCAAATTCAGGATCTCGAAGGTTACGGCGAGGAGCTGTTCAGCGGCGTGACGGCACACGAGAATTCGGTGCGTTGCGATGTGTCGGTTGGTACAAATGCGATCACGACCTGCGTGGGAGACGAAAAGAATGT CATCCCGTTCAGCGCAATCGCCTCTGCGAAATCATTCCGACGCACTTTCAAATTGGAATACGTCGGCGATTGCAATGATCGTCGTGAGCTCGAAATCAAATTGCCAAAACACTCGATGGCCGCTGGCGTCTACCGTTCCATAACGGAGCGACACGCCTTCTATGTCTGTGATAAAGTACGCGGTGTGGTAACCAATCAATTTACGCGCGATCTCAAGGGTACAATCGCTTCGATGTTCAAAGAAGACACGGAGCTGGGCAAACGATATGTCTTCGATATTCAACGCACCTGTCGCGAAGTGCACGATCAGGCGCGTCGTATACTACACGAAAAGGGCATTGAAGCCTTGAATAGCACAACAAGTGGCAATGAAGATCTCTTTGAAAATATGCTTAGCGGCGCCACCAAAACACTGAGCGCGAGTACACTGCAACCGGCTGATGAAGCGGCTACGCAGCTGCATATCGATGACATCAGCGCTGTCACCGATAAATTGGACATGGCGTTGCGCGAGAAAGAGAAACGCGATGCGGCAATAGCACGTTGCGTGGAGACGCGTATCTCCGAAGCGATGACCTGTAAAATTTGCATGGATCGCGAAATCAATACAATGTTCAATCCCTGCTCACATGTGACCACCTGTGCGGAATGTGCGGCGAG ATGTATACACTGCCCCAGTTGTCGTGTAAAAGTGACGAGCACTACGCGCATATACCTGCCCCCCGAACTGCGTGTGAGCGTCGCCACGCCAATCGCCACCACCAGCTGTGTCGCTGCACATTAG
- the LOC105226816 gene encoding uncharacterized protein LOC105226816 — translation MSSGREEGEIDSEEDGLRKRIHELENENAEYEKIKRISESFGDKYGNMYRLNEFNDWEAVQRAGQVPTDASSISSDEFPYPKKKKHKRNKKGKCKMHARRAMQRSHRCTHQRHKHSKRHQRKERFYNSYNENRAIETISLDTTDNSEYEKDNYSIATMDIESTDENDGDITLPLSREELRLALGRGSTERKNNLCSLKERLQPDKFISLDNMEKVQILEESAANSNDAENVVEINSDNSISIEEQELRLIALRSAIMRKHATRKKRNAEIAYSPTDFDDLLVEPVSSVDTDIEELEGDMEISPASSPRLQLSPIQCDEEQNSNCSLDTVDNQADNKPVDMELASSESEQEDNSKNIINTDMSYAQMHDIPLPAGLPMDSGVSLPMAYDYTSHGNHTMSYDMYMPALHYSTPLELPTPLLPMSALAGTTQPPGTYDVTSQDFNNSDEVTCVKDELAIEPERGSLSPKSSTMEIIQQEDTQEPAEDCSDEEEAEALRALLLSQRQMAKTTKSNGLIQIRKQSPTHAQKTNEDDKNAESILKANAKPTPTESILKEAVRRLKVKTFANIENTHAQDYHAESDTHAPRLTIKAFARCKDIDEEAFAHAQPPHIAENATTAFKVQSTNFHNAFSNNEESSTESLQCKSTPEILGSQTNSHENVAPVAPTKRRLDNMHDAEQNITVKELSKIADSLHSSEDSNGLPLQQSRKTHHTYEPQAKKQKKTMEEANHAPATDLKDFQGEMHTKEISTQEGDPNSSGEKENKEVSSATKNNNENAKPTVKLVAKTVKVLPKNKVNATLTTAKNVTAPPKISVAPPSKVIKPLAQHLKIVKPNKVINKNLEVQQRTQKADNLSVPKKPDASSQPSRILTPTTLPNIKVKKLIIRVGDTDSSSEDEEIIRNQTLERCIGLATARTNTPDSLTNVLNENIYGGKACSTPTEMANAQTNDDLSNASSAKDNTVGEAFEKKLENFLKNIRSKTLQTDVHAEHAHARVRKLSSSSGAQTRTPTAVRSLPIASQQEYKRLVHRMKILERQKQLKKMQKNLIEDAEKYTKTKHDNAKNNVRNSDDAKAHNSACANVETTNSATQTCSEAPSTVAEKSIEIHSEKSTPNKSLTVTQTPPTETPPENQQALTDKLRSWETIYTSISNNIISRLDKSLQLVNEAKSAKIAKLRHEQRLKELRHEMEQTQRKMKEEQVKITRIHPQICASNELIAKLKQKRAKVLEMAVKLGKSVKGDDYRLNNDLKNEIAHKTKGLATHIKLVNSIRYSDLDVLDKMPAAKSPENSAKNTNAVNAPQNQNACDKLVSKQLPLTDHNKSKACEAHESAVIILPTHAASETRADAVAEAQVDKQSNAQEAIESCDKQCVVEPAPSLEAAATCIEKALVKEEQPAPCASGKEVLDEDCAPTEESTATLKTEVELQQGCTLRDYVSPLQHLRSESGKWNPNDIICPYELMGQCEDKDCSYKHLKMCA, via the exons ATGTCGAGTGGACGCGAGGAAGGAGAAATCGATTCAGAGGAAGATGGTCTGCGAAAACGCATACATGagcttgaaaatgaaaatgctgAATATGAAAAGATTAAACGAATTTCCGAAAGTTTTGGAGATAAATATG GTAACATGTATAGACTGAATGAATTTAATGACTGGGAAGCTGTACAACGTGCTGGTCAAGTGCCCACCGATGCCTCCTCAATTTCATCCGATGAATTTCCCTatccaaaaaagaaaaaacataaacgaaataaaaaaggtaAATGCAAAATGCATGCGCGACGTGCAATGCAGCGCAGTCATCGTTGTACGCATCAGCGGCACAAGCACAGTAAAAGACATCAACGGAAAGAACGTTTCTACAATTCTTACAATGAAAATCGTGCTATTGAAACAATATCTCTGGATACCACCGATAATAGTGAATATGAGAAGGATAACTACTCCATAGCTACCATGGATATTGAAAGTACAGATGAAAATGATGGTGACATAACATTACCATTAAGTCGTGAGGAACTCCGTTTGGCACTGGGACGTGGTTCAACGGAAAGGAAAAATAACCTCTGCTCATTAAAAGAACGTTTGCAACCggataaatttatttcattagaCAACATGGAAAAGGTACAAATATTGGAAGAATCCGCAGCGAATTCGAACGACGCCGAAAATGTTGTAGAAATCAACAGTGATAATTCCATTTCAATTGAAGAGCAAGAACTGCGTTTAATTGCGCTAAGATCTGCGATAATGCGTAAACATGCGACACGTAAAAAACGTAACGCCGAGATTGCCTATTCGCCAACCGATTTTGATGACCTGTTGGTTGAACCCGTCAGTTCAGTCGATACGGATATTGAGGAATTAGAAGGTGATATGGAAATAAGTCCAGCTAGTTCACCACGCCTGCAACTCAGTCCCATACAGTGTGACGAAGAACAAAATAGTAATTGCAGTTTGGATACTGTGGATAATCAAGCGGATAATAAACCTGTAGATATGGAATTAGCAAGTAGTGAAAGCGAACAGGAAGACAATAGTAAGAATATAATCAACACGGATATGTCTTATGCACAAATGCACGATATACCGCTACCAGCTGGTCTACCAATGGATAGCGGCGTCAGTTTGCCCATGGCATACGATTATACAAGTCACGGCAATCACACAATGTCCTACGATATGTATATGCCGGCGTTGCATTACAGCACGCCACTGGAGTTGCCAACGCCACTGTTGCCAATGTCTGCGTTAGCAGGTACAACCCAGCCACCGGGTACATATGACGTGACTTCGCAAGATTTCAATAACAGTGATGAAGTCACGTGTGTTAAGGATGAGCTTGCCATTGAACCTGAAAGGGGTAGCCTGTCACCCAAATCATCAACAATGGAGATTATACAGCAAGAAGACACACAAGAACCAGCGGAGGATTGTAGTGATGAAGAAGAGGCGGAAGCTTTGCGCGCCTTATTGCTATCTCAGCGACAAATGGCGAAAACCACAAAATCGAATGGTTTGATACAAATACGCAAACAATCGCCAACGCATGCGCAAAAAACAAATGAAGATGACAAAAATGCTGAAAGTATCCTAAAAGCTAATGCTAAGCCCACACCTACAGAGTCGATTTTGAAAGAAGCTGTACGCCGTTTAAAAGTTAAAACTTTTGCAAATATTGAGAATACGCATGCGCAGGATTACCATGCGGAGTCTGATACGCATGCGCCACGTTTGACGATAAAAGCTTTTGCGCGTTGCAAAGACATTGACGAAGAAGCATTTGCACATGCGCAACCACCTCATATAGCTGAGAATGCAACAACAGCTTTTAAGGTACAATCAACGAATTTCCATAATGCATTTAGTAATAACGAAGAGAGCAGTACAGAGAGCTTACAATGCAAGAGCACTCCCGAAATTTTGGGCTCACAAACGAATTCGCACGAAAATGTCGCACCAGTTGCACCCACCAAGCGGCGGTTGGACAATATGCACGATGCAGAACAGAATATAACCGTAAAAGAGCTGTCAAAGATTGCTGACAGCCTACACTCATCAGAGGACAGTAATGGTTTGCCGTTGCAACAAAGCCGAAAAACACATCACACTTATGAACCACAAGCCAAGAAACAGAAAAAGACTATGGAAGAGGCAAATCATGCGCCTGCCACAGATTTGAAGGATTTTCAAGGCGAAATGCATACAAAAGAGATTAGTACACAAGAAGGCGATCCCAATAGCAGTGGTGAAAAGGAGAACAAAGAGGTATCCAGCGCAACGAAGAACAATAACGAAAATGCGAAGCCAACTGTCAAGCTAGTTGCCAAAACTGTGAAGGTGCTACCGAAAAACAAAGTCAATGCTACACTCACGACGGCCAAGAACGTAACAGCGCCGCCGAAAATAAGCGTAGCACCACCGTCGAAGGTCATAAAGCCACTAGCGcaacatttgaaaattgttaagCCCAACAAGGTCATCAATAAAAACCTGGAAGTACAGCAGCGCACACAAAAAGCGGATAATCTCAGCGTTCCGAAAAAGCCTGACGCCAGCAGCCAGCCATCGCGCATACTAACACCCACCACGCTGCCGAATATTAAGGTGAAAAAACTCATCATACGTGTAGGTGACACGGATTCCTCCTCGGAGGACGAAGAGATTATACGCAACCAAACTTTGGAACGTTGCATTGGGCTGGCGACCGCGCGCACCAACACACCCGATTCGCTGACTAATGTGCTGAATGAGAATATCTACGGCGGCAAAGCGTGTAGCACGCCAACGGAAATGGCAAACGCGCAAACTAATGATGACCTCTCCAATGCATCTTCCGCTAAAGACAATACCGTTGGCGAAGCCTTCGAAAAGAAATTGGAGAATTTCCTCAAAAACATACGCTCCAAAACGCTGCAGACAGACGTACACGCTGAGCATGCGCATGCGCGTGTGCGTAAGCTTAGCAGCAGCAGCGGTGCGCAAACGCGCACACCCACG GCCGTACGCAGTCTTCCCATCGCCTCGCAACAGGAATACAAACGGTTAGTGCATCGTATGAAGATACTGGAAAGGCAAAAGCAATtgaagaaaatgcaaaagaacctAATTGAGGATGCGGAAAAGTATACGAAAACCAAACACGACAATGCAAAGAATAATGTGCGAAACTCCGACGATGCAAAGGCGCACAACAGCGCCTGCGCTAATGTCGAAACTACCAACAGCGCCACACAGACTTGCAGTGAAGCGCCCAGCACAGTTGCTGAAAAGTCCATAGAAATACATTCCGAAAAATCCACGCCGAACAAAAGTTTAACCGTCACGCAGACGCCACCAACCGAAACACCGCCTGAAAACCAACAGGCATTAACGGATAAGCTACGCTCCTGGGAAACTATTTACACCAGCATTAG TAATAACATCATAAGCAGGCTGGACAAATCGCTGCAGCTGGTGAATGAAGCTAAGTCGGCAAAAATCGCCAAATTGCGTCATGAGCAGCGGCTGAAGGAGTTGCGTCACGAAATGGAACAGACGCAAcggaaaatgaaagaagaacAAGTGAAAATAACACGCATACACCCACAAATATGCGCCAGCAACGAATTGATTGCGAAGTTGAAGCAGAAACGCGCCAAGGTGCTGGAAATGGCTGTGAAGTTAGGCAAGAGTGTTAAAGGCGATGATTATAG ATTAAATAAtgatttgaaaaatgaaatagcGCATAAAACAAAAGGATTGGCCACGCATATAAAACTTGTTAATTCAATCAGATATAGTGATCTAGATGTATTAGACAAAATGCCGGCAGCCAAATCGCCGGAAAATAGCGCAAAAAATACGAATGCTGTGAATGCGCCACAAAATCAAAACGCCTGTGATAAACTGGTCTCAAAGCAACTGCCACTAACGGACCACAACAAGAGCAAAGCGTGTGAAGCGCATGAAAGTGCTGTGATAATATTGCCAACGCACGCAGCCAGCGAGACAAGAGCCGATGCCGTAGCCGAAGCACAGGTTGACAAGCAAAGCAACGCCCAGGAAGCGATCGAAAGCTGTGATAAGCAGTGTGTAGTGGAGCCAGCGCCCAGCCTGGAAGCCGCTGCCACATGCATTGAGAAGGCGTTGGTGAAGGAAGAGCAGCCGGCACCGTGCGCGAGCGGCAAAGAA GTGCTGGACGAGGACTGCGCGCCGACGGAAGAGAGCACGGCAACGCTGAAGACGGAAGTGGAGTTGCAGCAGGGATGCACACTGCGTGATTACGTGTCACCGCTGCAGCACTTGCGCAGCGAAAGTGG AAAATGGAACCCGAACGACATTATCTGTCCGTACGAGTTGATGGGTCAATGCGAGGACAAGGACTGCAGTTATAAGCATTTGAAAATGTGCgcatag
- the LOC105226817 gene encoding 40S ribosomal protein S16, protein MQQKRREPVHAVQVFGRKKTATAVAYCKRGHGLLRVNGRPLEQIEPKVLQYKLQEPLLLLGKEKFAGVDIRVRVSGGGHVAQIYAIRQAISKALIAFYQKYVDEASKKEIKDILIQYDRTLLVGDPRRCEPKKFGGPGARARYQKSYR, encoded by the exons ATGCAGCAAAAA CGCAGAGAGCCCGTGCACGCCGTGCAAGTTTTCGGACGCAAG AAAACCGCCACCGCTGTTGCTTACTGCAAGCGTGGACATGGTCTCTTGAGGGTCAATGGCCGTCCTTTGGAACAAATTGAACCCAAAGTTTTGCAATACAAATTGCAAGAACCACTTTTGCTGTTGGGCAAG GAAAAATTCGCTGGCGTAGACATCCGTGTACGTGTTAGCGGTGGTGGTCATGTGGCCCAAATTTATGCCATCCGTCAAGCTATCTCCAAGGCGCTGATCGCTTTCTACCAGAAAT ACGTTGATGAAGCCTCCAAGAAGGAAATCAAGGATATCCTCATCCAATACGACAGAACTCTGTTGGTCGGTGATCCACGTCGTTGCGAGCCAAAGAAATTCGGTGGTCCAGGTGCCCGTGCTCGCTACCAAAAATCATATCGTTAA